Proteins from a single region of Rana temporaria chromosome 5, aRanTem1.1, whole genome shotgun sequence:
- the MFSD3 gene encoding major facilitator superfamily domain-containing protein 3: protein MVHSVDSSGAGRLLSSLSSPYVPLGVLYLVQGFPYGLQSGLLPVLLRTQGLSLSHIGLTRVLYLPWLLKVMWSPLVDGLWSRRTWLLLCTGGLCACCLLCSLLPPGTAFTSLAWLLLLMHILSSMQDVALDAVTVAVLTQEQVGLGNSLQVVAYKLGSVLAGGGALTLLDILGWRMVFLLLSVGYLLATLCAWWARALKGEEPASRENSKETRRKLSLGSLVSSVFRVPGTGWTIIYVLIYKLGEQGSLSMVPLLLLDYGVSPADLGIWNGILALMASIVGSTLGGMVLGKGRSIKSLLGTVLGLRLSCLVLQTSLLSALGTDTGLVKVCLLLSVVVQHFLAGVVTTVTFTLMMHCTRQARPNIQAGHYSLLSSLEVLGKVSFSAVSGLLVDSLGVPVSFSVFIALSCLPLLHLLNLPPSLPL from the exons ATGGTTCACAGTGTGGATTCATCTGGTGCCGGTCGCCTTCTATCCTCCCTGTCCAGTCCGTACGTCCCTCTAGGGGTCCTCTACTTGGTCCAGGGTTTCCCATATGGCCTCCAGTCTGGCCTCCTTCCAGTTCTTCTTCGCACCCAGGGCCTCTCCCTCTCCCACATTGGCCTCACCAGAGTCTTGTACCTGCCATGGCTGCTGAAGGTCATGTGGTCTCCACTGGTGGATGGATTGTGGAGCCGCCGGACGTGGCTTCTGCTCTGTACAGGAGGACTCTGTGCGTGTTGTCTCCTGTGCTCACTGCTGCCCCCTGGAACTGCTTTCACCTCTCTGGCCTGGCTCCTCCTGCTCATGCACATTCTGTCCTCCATGCAGGACGTGGCTTTGGACGCAGTGACCGTGGCGGTCCTCACGCAGGAGCAGGTGGGGCTGGGCAACTCTCTCCAGGTTGTGGCCTACAAGCTGGGCTCAGTGCTGGCCGGAGGGGGTGCGCTCACCTTGCTGGATATATTGGGATGGAGGATGGTCTTTCTGCTTCTTTCCGTTGGATATCTTCTGGCAACGTTGTGTGCTTGGTGGGCGAGAGCCCTCAAAGGGGAGGAGCCAGCATCTCGAGAAAACTCCAAGGAGACAAGAAGAAAGTTGAGTCTGGGTAGCCTTGTATCGAGTGTGTTCCGGGTTCCGGGGACGGGATGGACCATCATCTATGTTCTGATCTACAAGCTGG GTGAGCAGGGCTCTCTCTCTATGGTTCCCCTCCTACTCTTGGATTACGGCGTGTCTCCTGCTGACCTCGGGATATGGAATGGGATCCTGGCACTGATGGCGTCCATTGTAGGCTCAACTCTCGGAGGAATGGTGCTCGGCAAGGGCAG gTCCATCAAGTCGTTGCTGGGGACGGTCCTGGGTTTGCGGCTCTCCTGCCTCGTCCTCCAGACGTCGCTCCTCTCAGCTCTCGGTACAGACACGGGTCTTGTGAAAG TGTGTCTTCTGCTCAGTGTGGTGGTTCAGCATTTCCTGGCCGGAGTTGTCACCACCGTCACCTTCACTCTGATGATGCATTGCACCCGCCAGGCCCGGCCCAACATTCAG GCCGGTCATTACAGCCTCCTGTCCTCCCTGGAGGTCCTGGGGAAGGTCTCCTTCAGCGCAGTGTCGGGGCTCCTGGTTGACTCTCTCGGAGTTCCCGTGTCGTTCTCGGTGTTCATCGCTCTGTCCTGCCTTCCTCTCCTGCACCTCCTGAACCTCCCACCATCCTTACCCCTCTGA